CTTTTTGGCGCTTTCCTCCAGCGTATTTTCCGGCGTGGGTGTGGGCGCAGGTTCCGCGGTTACCGTGGGGCTTGGCTGCGGCGCGCTGCTGCCAGCCCCGGCCTGAGAGAGATAACCGGTGATCCCGTTCATCCAACCCGTAAACATCATAATCCCCATCACGATCATGAGCACGCCCCCGGCCTTAACCGTGTAGCGGACCGCCTTCTGGTGCCGCTTGAAAAAGTCCAGCAGCGTGCTGGTAAATAAGCCCACCGCCATGAACGGCAGCACAAAGCCCAGCGTATAAACCCCGATGAGGATAAAGCCCGACGAAAAGGACGACGAGGACGACGCCATGAGCAGCACACTGGCCAGAACCGGCCCCACACAGGGCGTCCAGGCAAAGCTGAAGGTAAAGCCCAGCACAAACGCCAGCAGCGGATTCATGGCCAGCTTGTCCAGATTAAAGGGCAGGCGGTGCTCACGGTTCAAAAAGTCAAAATTGAAAACCCCCAGCTGCACCAGGCCAAACAAGATAATGATCACCCCGCCGATGCGCGCGAACAGCATCCGGTTCCCCGTAAAAAACTGCCCCGCCGCGGTAAAGCCAACGCCCAGAATAAAGAACGTAGCGCTGATGCCAATGACAAAAAAGAGCGTGTTGATGAGCACCGTCCGCTTTTTGTAATGAACCGTGCCGTCCGCGTCCACCGTCTTTGTTCCGCCCGCCAGATAGCCGATGTACAAAGGCACCAGCGGCAGCACACAGGGCGAGAAAAAACTGAGAATCCCCTGTAAAAATACCATAATGGCCGGAACCCCGGCCCCCGAAGCAAATCCCATATCAAAACCTCTTTTCTGTGATGATTCTATTTATTTTCCCATAAAGTGTAATTTTAAACATTACAGTTTCTATTTTGTAATCATAAATGTTACAGATGGATTTGTCAAGGGGTTTAAGGAAAGTTGGTTTTGAATAAAAAAGCTAAGTGTCGCGTTTTTTCGAAAAAAGTTAGAAATGGTGAAAAAGGCTCTGAGCAATAAAAACGTTAAAGATCAACACAGGTACTGCCTGTTACTGCTGAGCGGCTAATCAAGACCCAGAAATGGGGTGATATACCATGGACACGAACCCGTTAATTCTCATATTAACTTTAATATTGTTCATAATTGCGTATACCAAAAAATTAAATAGCCGTCTCCCCTGAGAAAGTAGACGACTATAAATCAATGCTGAATTGAGGTATGCTGTTTTCAGCAGTACCTGTATTACATGTA
Above is a window of Eubacterium sp. 1001713B170207_170306_E7 DNA encoding:
- a CDS encoding cytochrome c biogenesis protein CcdA, producing MGFASGAGVPAIMVFLQGILSFFSPCVLPLVPLYIGYLAGGTKTVDADGTVHYKKRTVLINTLFFVIGISATFFILGVGFTAAGQFFTGNRMLFARIGGVIIILFGLVQLGVFNFDFLNREHRLPFNLDKLAMNPLLAFVLGFTFSFAWTPCVGPVLASVLLMASSSSSFSSGFILIGVYTLGFVLPFMAVGLFTSTLLDFFKRHQKAVRYTVKAGGVLMIVMGIMMFTGWMNGITGYLSQAGAGSSAPQPSPTVTAEPAPTPTPENTLEESAKKTLAPDFTLTDQYGVAHTLSEYRGKTVFLNFFATWCGPCQKEMPDIETLYKKYGDNSGDLVVLSVANPHTEEGPNNNDMSPEKIAEFMSDNGFTYPALMDRTGAVFQTYGIRSFPTTFMIDKEGYVAGYVPGMLTSSMMESIVSQAMTQ